In Phacochoerus africanus isolate WHEZ1 chromosome 2, ROS_Pafr_v1, whole genome shotgun sequence, one DNA window encodes the following:
- the RFPL4B gene encoding ret finger protein-like 4B, producing the protein MANNLQDEAACTVCLEVFFSPITLSCTHTFCLYCMQSWMKEQEDLKLVCPMCRGVIENPPLKDWQIEELALLITQHGSRLEQGMHMSDEYLKFWEDITLDPATANSFLVLSEDLRSIQYGKIYQNLMEDPQRFDYWASVLGTPCFISGCHYWEVEVGEGNEWALGVCKMSVNRKRPSGFSSDHGFWIICMKAGTIYTFSVIETRIPVSPGLCHVGIFLDIELEEIKFFDVSNDVLIYTHNNLSCLEPLCPFFSLELPREGEKGASLKICPSEMNPFIETSCEMNEVFDVRNEIHPFLETAC; encoded by the coding sequence ATGGCCAACAATCTGCAAGATGAGGCAGCGTGTACAGTTTGTCTGGAGGTTTTCTTCAGCCCCATTACTCTTTCCTGCACCCACACTTTCTGCCTTTATTGCATGCAAAGTTGGATGAAAGAGCAAGAGGATCTAAAATTGGTCTGCCCCATGTGTCGAGGTGTCATTGAGAATCCTCCTTTGAAGGACTGGCAAATCGAAGAACTGGCTCTTCTCATCACACAGCACGGCTCCCGACTGGAGCAGGGTATGCACATGAGTGATGAGTACCTGAAGTTCTGGGAGGATATAACTCTGGACCCAGCCACTGCCAACTCCTTTCTTGTCCTCTCTGAGGACCTAAGGAGCATCCAGTATGGGAAGATCTACCAAAACTTGATGGAAGATCCCCAGAGATTCGACTACTGGGCCAGTGTCCTGGGCACCCCGTGCTTCATCTCTGGTTGTCATTACTGGGAGGTAGAAGTGGGAGAGGGGAATGAGTGGGCTCTGGGGGTCTGCAAGATGTCAGTCAACAGGAAGAGGCCAAGTGGTTTCTCCTCTGACCATGGCTTCTGGATCATCTGCATGAAGGCAGGCACAATCTATACCTTCTCTGTCATAGAAACCAGAATTCCTGTAAGCCCTGGCCTTTGCCACGTAGGAATTTTTCTAGATATTGAGTTGGAAGAAATCAAGTTTTTTGATGTTAGCAATGATGTCCTCATCTACACACACAATAATTTATCCTGTTTAGAGCCTTTGTGTCCGTTCTTCTCTCTTGAGTTGCCCAGAGAAGGTGAGAAGGGTGCCTCCTTGAAGATCTGTCCATCAGAAATGAATCCCTTTATAGAAACTTCCTGTGAGATGAATGAGGTTTTTGACGTGAGAAACGAAATTCATCCCTTCCTAGAAACTGCCTGTTAG